From Spirosoma aerolatum, one genomic window encodes:
- a CDS encoding TolC family protein produces MKYAFVLAGIFLGQLVRAQSAGSTSKPISLTEALELAQANRLEITSQKLQVELAESDEARRRAAWQPQINLGADLRWNTQIQRNIIKNAPFANNQDVVLRFGTPFSNALTAQAEQKIYDAQSRIDRRINQLTVDKQRVTLDKQAIDIRQQVTEAYYQAIFNREKQRLSDLARLRARSYLEQAQTRFQAGTLLQTDFDRFTLDLSNAEMTFRNDQRDYALSLENLRYRIQSPQAVEPIDSLRALFEQFSAQELAAKTRPELQQEEADRQINVLNQRREQARLAPLVTGYGAYAAQQFADVFNPFQSGTWFPYNYVGVKVSMPIYNGRQARINRQDYVRRAQINQNTLQQLQNDFDYELRSARNTLDQARENLSETQKNIAQAQAILAVDRVRFEAGTLVLADFRNSEYSLQQAENNYLRAVYDVLLGQIQVRKAQGSL; encoded by the coding sequence ATGAAATACGCATTTGTTCTTGCCGGGATTTTTTTAGGCCAGCTTGTCAGAGCACAGTCGGCAGGTAGTACATCAAAACCCATCAGTTTGACCGAAGCTCTTGAACTGGCTCAGGCGAATCGGCTGGAAATTACCAGTCAAAAACTTCAGGTAGAACTGGCCGAAAGCGATGAGGCCCGACGACGGGCAGCCTGGCAACCGCAGATTAATCTGGGAGCCGACCTGCGCTGGAATACGCAGATCCAGCGTAACATCATTAAAAACGCACCATTTGCCAACAATCAGGATGTGGTGTTACGTTTCGGAACCCCGTTCAGCAATGCCTTAACGGCGCAGGCTGAGCAGAAAATATACGATGCTCAGAGCCGCATTGATCGGCGCATTAACCAGTTGACGGTCGATAAACAACGGGTAACTCTCGATAAACAGGCGATTGATATTCGTCAACAGGTGACTGAAGCCTACTATCAGGCCATATTTAATCGAGAAAAGCAACGGTTGTCGGACCTGGCCCGACTACGAGCGCGAAGTTATCTGGAACAGGCCCAAACCCGTTTTCAGGCGGGTACGCTCCTCCAAACGGATTTCGATCGATTTACGCTTGACCTGAGTAATGCCGAAATGACGTTTCGAAACGATCAGCGGGATTATGCACTTAGTCTGGAAAACCTACGCTACCGAATCCAGTCGCCACAGGCGGTTGAACCCATCGACTCGTTAAGGGCTTTATTTGAGCAATTTAGCGCGCAGGAACTGGCCGCTAAAACACGCCCAGAGTTACAGCAGGAAGAGGCAGACCGACAGATTAATGTCCTGAATCAGCGTCGTGAACAGGCGCGTCTGGCTCCGCTCGTAACGGGCTATGGAGCCTATGCTGCCCAGCAATTTGCCGATGTGTTCAACCCGTTTCAGAGCGGTACGTGGTTTCCGTACAACTACGTAGGCGTTAAAGTATCGATGCCGATCTATAATGGACGTCAGGCCCGAATCAATCGTCAGGATTATGTACGCCGGGCGCAGATCAATCAGAATACTTTGCAGCAGTTGCAAAACGATTTTGATTACGAGTTACGCTCGGCCCGTAACACACTTGATCAGGCCCGCGAAAACCTGTCCGAGACTCAGAAAAATATAGCACAGGCGCAGGCCATTCTCGCTGTTGATCGGGTACGGTTTGAGGCTGGTACGTTAGTTCTGGCTGATTTTCGGAACAGTGAATACAGCCTGCAACAGGCCGAAAATAATTACCTGCGGGCTGTGTATGATGTGCTACTTGGGCAGATTCAGGTACGAAAAGCGCAGGGAAGCTTGTAA
- the chrA gene encoding chromate efflux transporter, which yields MLPYLTTHQPVRRIRYIIFLKDVLILACTTFGGPQVHLALFFDRLVKKRRYLTEEELLELNALGQVLPGPTSTQTITALGFKIGGPNLAYLTLLIWILPAASAMTAAGIGIYYLERHQLSLHFTRFIQPMAVGFMVVAGYRIGQKVIHDKVSLALALTATLVGYIFHSPFMTPIVIAVGGLTTALTYEKQQRMKKEPLRVQWANFFLWMGVFVTAALLGAFTHSLPVRLFENFYRNGSIVFGGGQVLTPMLYNEFVAFKHYLTHEEFLSGLGLVQAMPGPVFSFASYIGALSMRGAGWHGQLWGSLVSTVGIFLPGTFLIFFVYRFWEQLKRYRVVRASLAGINAASTGLTAAAAIALFEPMAPHWPSVGVVILTITLLLYTKTPPYLLILGGLLLGIVLN from the coding sequence AATACGGTACATCATCTTTCTGAAAGATGTGTTGATTCTGGCGTGCACAACATTTGGGGGGCCTCAGGTACATCTGGCCTTGTTTTTTGATCGGCTGGTGAAAAAGCGGAGGTATCTGACAGAGGAGGAACTGCTGGAACTGAATGCGCTTGGGCAGGTTTTGCCTGGCCCTACATCGACTCAGACGATTACGGCGTTAGGATTTAAAATCGGTGGCCCAAACCTGGCCTACCTGACGCTTCTGATTTGGATATTGCCCGCAGCCAGTGCCATGACAGCGGCTGGCATTGGCATTTATTATCTCGAACGACACCAGCTTTCGCTGCACTTTACCCGATTTATCCAGCCAATGGCTGTTGGTTTCATGGTTGTAGCGGGGTATCGAATCGGGCAGAAAGTGATCCATGATAAGGTTAGTCTGGCACTGGCACTCACGGCTACATTGGTGGGATATATATTTCACTCACCCTTCATGACCCCCATTGTCATTGCCGTCGGTGGCCTGACTACAGCCCTGACTTACGAAAAGCAACAACGAATGAAAAAAGAGCCCCTGCGTGTGCAGTGGGCTAATTTTTTTCTCTGGATGGGCGTTTTCGTCACCGCTGCCTTGCTGGGAGCATTTACCCATTCGCTACCCGTACGTTTATTCGAAAACTTCTACCGGAACGGCAGCATCGTGTTCGGTGGAGGACAGGTACTCACCCCAATGCTCTACAATGAGTTTGTGGCGTTTAAGCATTACCTCACACACGAAGAGTTTCTGTCGGGCCTAGGGCTGGTACAGGCCATGCCAGGGCCAGTCTTTTCCTTTGCTTCGTATATCGGGGCTTTGTCGATGCGGGGCGCTGGCTGGCATGGGCAGCTTTGGGGGAGTCTGGTATCGACAGTGGGAATCTTTCTGCCCGGTACGTTTCTCATCTTCTTTGTGTACCGATTCTGGGAACAGCTCAAGCGTTATCGGGTGGTGCGGGCGTCGTTGGCGGGTATTAATGCGGCCAGTACCGGACTTACGGCTGCCGCAGCTATTGCCCTGTTTGAGCCGATGGCTCCGCATTGGCCATCGGTGGGGGTGGTCATCTTAACAATCACCCTGTTGCTGTATACCAAAACTCCGCCCTACTTATTAATTCTGGGTGGTTTATTACTTGGCATAGTACTCAATTAA
- a CDS encoding ankyrin repeat domain-containing protein: MEVTEAKQAVKPTDTKYTAMLKYITVINWIIIGILALLVISSLLFPTKGGDAAGRGMGEATLILAGIVLGVLLLLNLIPYTWAKYVAFSMIMLPFAILLLSSLGSSLKDVVRTITYSQSDYDGSAYFSDPTLKKLLAACFDQNVDKVETLLQEPCPQINNLDTQGEQTVLDYIATHYSQYTRDWEKTKRIMELMMAAGATINSTNPARVSTHAASVWNATPDMLNFFLDHGADPNAVGSNGVPILYEAIRSGGPDSIDKVRLLLDRGADCMLVGTYDQNTKNYTPLLFASAFGYWDTCLLLIQWGADVHYTSPDGTTIQTYIDFFEDHYKGADSLHPAEFDQVKAVLKKLKRESR, translated from the coding sequence ATGGAAGTCACGGAGGCAAAGCAGGCCGTAAAACCCACTGATACGAAATACACAGCTATGCTGAAATACATCACCGTTATCAATTGGATTATTATTGGGATTCTGGCTCTTTTAGTGATCAGCTCGTTACTATTCCCGACTAAAGGGGGGGATGCGGCTGGAAGAGGAATGGGCGAGGCTACCCTGATATTGGCGGGTATTGTTCTGGGTGTTTTACTGTTACTAAATCTGATCCCGTATACGTGGGCGAAATACGTGGCTTTTTCGATGATTATGCTGCCGTTTGCTATCTTGTTGCTGAGTAGTCTCGGTTCCAGCCTGAAAGATGTGGTCAGGACTATTACCTATTCACAATCTGATTACGATGGGTCAGCGTATTTTTCAGATCCAACGCTCAAAAAGTTGCTGGCTGCCTGTTTTGACCAAAACGTTGATAAGGTAGAAACCCTATTGCAGGAGCCTTGCCCGCAAATCAATAATCTGGATACCCAGGGTGAGCAAACTGTGCTTGATTATATCGCAACGCACTATAGCCAGTATACCAGAGACTGGGAAAAGACAAAACGGATCATGGAGCTTATGATGGCGGCTGGAGCCACAATCAACAGTACGAACCCGGCTCGTGTATCGACCCATGCCGCTTCGGTCTGGAATGCTACGCCCGATATGCTCAACTTTTTTCTCGATCACGGAGCCGATCCGAATGCAGTGGGCAGCAATGGAGTCCCAATTCTTTATGAAGCCATACGTTCCGGTGGACCTGATTCGATTGATAAAGTTCGGCTTCTGCTCGACCGTGGAGCCGATTGTATGCTAGTAGGTACCTACGACCAGAATACGAAAAATTATACCCCACTGCTCTTTGCGTCGGCTTTTGGGTATTGGGATACATGCCTGTTACTGATTCAGTGGGGCGCCGATGTCCACTATACATCGCCCGACGGAACAACCATCCAGACCTACATTGATTTTTTTGAGGACCATTACAAAGGGGCCGACAGCCTTCATCCAGCCGAATTTGATCAGGTAAAAGCCGTTTTGAAGAAATTGAAACGGGAGAGTCGCTAA
- a CDS encoding ABC transporter ATP-binding protein, whose product MIAELKQVGKEYRAGDQTIVALQPTTLQLQEGELLLIIGPSGSGKTTLLSLLGCVIYPSYGDLWVDGQHVNKLNQKALARLRLNSIGFVFQNFNLLAPLTAEANVMMPLQLQGVNSSEARDRTEKALQTVGMIDRRKNLPNQLSGGQQQRIAIARALVTNPKLVLCDEPTASLDKDSINVVMQELRTLADNGKSVAVVTHDPRLKPYAHRIVEVDNGAVKEVSGFND is encoded by the coding sequence ATGATAGCCGAATTAAAACAGGTAGGCAAAGAATACCGGGCGGGTGATCAGACCATTGTGGCGCTCCAGCCGACAACCTTGCAATTGCAGGAAGGGGAGTTGTTGCTGATTATTGGCCCTTCCGGTTCAGGGAAGACGACCCTCCTGTCGCTCTTGGGGTGTGTGATTTACCCCAGTTATGGCGATTTGTGGGTCGATGGTCAGCATGTGAATAAACTGAATCAAAAAGCCTTGGCCAGGCTGCGGCTGAATTCCATCGGCTTCGTCTTTCAGAACTTCAATCTGCTGGCTCCACTAACGGCCGAAGCTAACGTGATGATGCCTCTGCAATTGCAGGGGGTGAACAGTAGCGAAGCTCGAGACCGTACCGAAAAGGCACTGCAAACGGTAGGGATGATCGACCGACGTAAAAACTTACCGAACCAGTTGTCGGGTGGACAACAACAGCGTATTGCCATTGCGAGGGCGTTGGTCACTAACCCCAAACTGGTTCTCTGCGACGAACCGACCGCATCGCTGGATAAGGATTCAATCAACGTAGTCATGCAGGAGTTACGAACCCTGGCCGACAATGGAAAATCGGTTGCTGTGGTCACCCACGATCCAAGGCTGAAACCCTACGCGCATCGAATTGTAGAAGTCGATAATGGGGCTGTTAAAGAAGTTTCCGGATTTAACGATTAA
- a CDS encoding DUF3291 domain-containing protein — MPLAQLNISRMLAPDITHPVMADFVAQLESINQLAEQSAGFLWRLKGDGNNATDLRPFDDERIIVNMSVWESVEALQNFVFRSRHTDVMKDRRKWFEKPDQATTVLWWVPVGHVPTIQEARARLEHLNANGSGPHAFTFRTIQPEPTALGTINPELV; from the coding sequence ATGCCGCTAGCTCAACTGAATATTTCGCGGATGCTTGCACCCGATATTACGCATCCTGTTATGGCTGATTTTGTGGCACAACTTGAAAGCATCAACCAACTGGCCGAACAAAGTGCAGGTTTTCTGTGGCGACTCAAAGGTGATGGGAATAATGCCACTGATTTACGTCCATTCGACGATGAACGTATCATTGTGAATATGTCTGTTTGGGAGTCGGTAGAAGCCCTACAGAATTTTGTCTTTAGAAGCCGCCATACCGATGTCATGAAAGACCGCCGGAAATGGTTTGAAAAGCCAGATCAGGCCACAACTGTACTGTGGTGGGTTCCTGTGGGCCATGTCCCAACTATTCAGGAAGCCAGAGCACGTTTGGAACACCTGAATGCAAATGGTTCTGGACCACATGCCTTTACGTTTCGGACCATTCAGCCTGAGCCAACTGCACTCGGCACCATCAATCCAGAATTAGTGTAA
- a CDS encoding HlyD family secretion protein → MKATHYITNVLGLVVVTCLFSSCGGKKSDTTDGKDTVRTVRTPNRVDEVLGIAVIEPAKRISQLSPESGGLVKSISVAIGQVVRKGDVILTMDNAVETAQLRQASVKIQTQQDAIETARQNVQTLRVQLQKAEDDLKRNQMLFSGKALTRKELDDSQYQVTNLQQQIRASEAQVKQAEGQMKQLRSDIQYASTVAGLKMVKAPENGTILSLEAKVGQYLNSNQSIGDFAPEGPLVAVTEIDELFALRVKVGQKAYVRPQGSSERLTTGTVILASPYLRKKSLFSDNTANLEDRRVREVRVQLDDPTKVIIGARVECLIQVGAQTSSPTVANEVP, encoded by the coding sequence ATGAAGGCAACGCATTATATAACAAATGTACTTGGCTTAGTAGTAGTCACTTGTCTGTTCAGTTCCTGTGGTGGAAAGAAGTCCGACACTACCGACGGGAAAGACACAGTACGAACGGTACGAACACCAAACCGGGTCGATGAAGTATTAGGTATTGCCGTAATCGAACCCGCTAAACGCATTAGTCAGCTATCCCCCGAATCGGGTGGGTTGGTCAAATCCATCAGCGTTGCTATTGGGCAGGTCGTTCGAAAAGGCGATGTGATCCTGACGATGGATAATGCCGTTGAAACGGCACAGCTGCGGCAGGCCAGCGTAAAGATTCAGACCCAGCAGGATGCTATCGAAACTGCCCGTCAGAATGTACAAACGCTCCGGGTGCAGTTGCAGAAAGCCGAGGACGATTTAAAACGCAATCAGATGCTGTTTTCGGGCAAGGCACTGACGCGTAAGGAACTGGACGATTCTCAGTATCAGGTCACAAACCTGCAACAGCAAATTCGGGCATCGGAAGCGCAGGTAAAGCAGGCTGAGGGGCAAATGAAACAGCTCCGGTCTGATATTCAGTATGCTTCGACCGTAGCGGGACTGAAAATGGTGAAAGCGCCCGAAAACGGAACGATTCTTAGCCTGGAGGCCAAAGTAGGACAATACCTGAACAGCAACCAGTCGATTGGCGATTTTGCCCCCGAAGGTCCCCTGGTAGCCGTCACCGAAATTGATGAGCTGTTCGCGTTGCGGGTAAAGGTCGGCCAGAAAGCCTACGTTCGGCCGCAGGGTAGTAGCGAACGACTCACAACGGGGACGGTCATCCTGGCATCTCCCTATCTGCGAAAAAAGTCCCTGTTTTCCGACAATACCGCTAACCTTGAAGACCGACGCGTTCGGGAAGTTCGGGTTCAACTGGACGATCCGACGAAAGTGATCATTGGGGCACGAGTTGAATGCCTTATTCAGGTAGGAGCGCAGACCAGTTCCCCAACTGTAGCGAATGAGGTTCCATAA
- a CDS encoding Fur family transcriptional regulator, with protein MPAPNQSNLDAAQSIFRAYLERKGLRKTPERFAILEEIYNRQDHFDVDELYISMKNKKYRVSRATVYNTLDVLVDCDLVTKHQFGRNLAQYEKSYGYRQHDHLICTDCHKVMEFCDPRVQNIQNMVGDMLKFNVMHHSLIFYGSCTRDFCENRQESEKDQQGIQVPVEE; from the coding sequence ATGCCTGCGCCGAATCAATCTAATTTAGACGCGGCTCAGTCGATTTTTCGGGCTTACCTCGAACGGAAAGGCCTCCGAAAAACCCCTGAGCGCTTTGCCATACTCGAAGAGATTTACAACCGGCAAGACCACTTCGACGTGGACGAGTTGTACATCTCGATGAAGAACAAAAAATACCGGGTGAGCCGGGCTACAGTCTATAACACCCTCGATGTACTGGTCGACTGTGACCTGGTCACTAAACATCAGTTTGGCCGTAACCTGGCTCAATACGAAAAATCGTATGGATATCGCCAGCACGACCATCTGATTTGCACCGACTGCCATAAGGTCATGGAGTTCTGCGACCCCCGCGTTCAGAATATCCAGAATATGGTTGGCGACATGTTGAAATTTAATGTCATGCACCACTCGTTGATTTTCTACGGCTCATGTACCCGCGACTTTTGCGAAAACCGTCAGGAGTCCGAAAAAGATCAGCAGGGTATTCAAGTTCCTGTAGAAGAATAA
- a CDS encoding MarR family winged helix-turn-helix transcriptional regulator, producing MERGEKALIDLVNSWATYSEVTPNADLGGFCLHYLTEHAHQPMVNEQQPVMAINELNYRQQANSINPPFMQIRPESRLAALVGRLSKYSYFYSKKAMQPLQFKGIDDPVYLLVLMKMGTPKKSELIYEMMSEFASGIDIVNRLVSMGLIEEFPDEEDRRSKRLRITLKGIEALHECFPVMNKVADVAFSSLTEGEKALLVQLLDKLDRYHAEHYRQSRNAEFDAVYEQMVGSESIG from the coding sequence ATGGAACGAGGAGAAAAGGCATTGATCGATCTGGTAAATTCGTGGGCCACCTACAGCGAAGTAACCCCAAATGCCGATTTGGGGGGTTTCTGTCTGCATTATTTAACAGAGCATGCCCATCAACCTATGGTGAACGAGCAACAACCGGTTATGGCAATCAATGAGCTGAACTACCGGCAACAGGCCAATTCGATTAATCCACCCTTTATGCAGATAAGGCCTGAATCCAGGCTGGCCGCCCTCGTAGGACGCTTATCGAAGTACAGCTATTTCTACTCGAAGAAAGCCATGCAGCCGCTCCAGTTTAAAGGAATCGACGACCCTGTGTACCTGCTCGTATTGATGAAAATGGGCACCCCAAAAAAAAGCGAGCTTATTTACGAAATGATGTCGGAATTTGCCTCTGGCATTGACATTGTTAATCGGCTGGTAAGTATGGGGCTAATTGAGGAGTTCCCGGATGAAGAGGACCGGCGTTCCAAACGGCTCCGAATTACCCTTAAAGGAATTGAGGCACTCCACGAATGCTTTCCCGTCATGAATAAAGTAGCCGACGTGGCTTTTAGCTCACTCACCGAAGGCGAAAAAGCGTTGCTGGTTCAGCTTCTGGACAAACTGGATCGATACCACGCAGAACATTACCGCCAAAGCAGGAATGCGGAATTCGATGCGGTATACGAACAGATGGTGGGTAGTGAATCGATTGGTTAA
- a CDS encoding ABC transporter permease, with protein MFSIALRFIRYDVAKSFGALAGIIISVFLIGQQAGVFIFLTDAMRSIVDNNKGYIWVTDETTTNANQLSPLDVRKGYEISSLPGVERAYPVVVAAVGAKFANGTTGGLSLIGSEAPAFVGGPWRLYTAKNEDMIPDGALITDYYDSKAQGNLKPGDYFEVNGKKVYNAGLTRGARSFGGGLLGFTTIERARYLGNVPTTQVSFYLVKPKKGVAEAAVIQQINQSINGVRAWNADELSQTTVKTVLSTNGIAASFGSLIGFAIISGLVIIGLTLYSAAIDRIKDYGTLKAIGATNGYVTRLILTQAFLFAIVGFTIGRLLVEGFRLGIAKSGTLFYFPNWFEYALFAITLIISLGGCVFAIRRINSLEPATVFRG; from the coding sequence ATGTTTAGTATAGCGCTTCGATTTATTCGATACGATGTGGCCAAGTCATTTGGGGCTTTGGCAGGTATTATCATTTCGGTATTTCTGATTGGCCAACAGGCAGGGGTCTTTATTTTCCTGACCGATGCCATGCGGAGTATTGTCGATAACAACAAAGGATACATCTGGGTAACGGACGAAACCACTACAAATGCCAATCAATTGAGCCCGCTCGATGTTCGAAAAGGGTATGAAATAAGTTCTCTGCCGGGCGTCGAACGCGCTTATCCGGTTGTGGTGGCTGCCGTAGGGGCTAAGTTTGCCAATGGCACTACAGGCGGGTTGTCACTGATTGGGTCCGAAGCACCAGCTTTTGTGGGAGGTCCCTGGCGCTTGTATACTGCTAAAAATGAAGACATGATACCCGATGGGGCGTTGATTACGGATTACTACGATTCAAAAGCCCAGGGAAATCTGAAACCCGGCGATTATTTTGAGGTTAATGGGAAGAAAGTCTACAACGCTGGGCTAACCCGTGGCGCCCGGTCGTTTGGCGGGGGATTATTGGGCTTTACAACCATCGAACGCGCCCGGTATCTGGGCAATGTACCGACCACTCAGGTTAGTTTTTATCTGGTTAAGCCCAAAAAAGGCGTGGCCGAAGCGGCTGTGATTCAGCAAATCAATCAGAGTATCAATGGGGTAAGGGCCTGGAATGCTGATGAGCTTTCGCAAACGACGGTTAAAACCGTTTTGTCGACGAACGGTATTGCGGCTTCGTTTGGTAGCCTGATTGGGTTTGCGATCATTTCCGGGTTAGTCATCATTGGCCTGACGTTATACTCGGCGGCTATCGACCGGATCAAGGACTATGGTACGTTGAAAGCCATTGGGGCAACAAATGGCTACGTTACCCGCCTAATTCTCACACAGGCGTTTTTATTCGCTATTGTTGGCTTTACGATCGGGCGGTTACTGGTTGAGGGATTTCGGTTGGGCATTGCTAAGTCGGGCACCTTATTTTATTTCCCCAACTGGTTTGAGTACGCCTTATTTGCCATAACGCTTATCATTTCGCTGGGCGGATGTGTCTTTGCGATCCGACGAATCAACTCCCTGGAGCCAGCCACTGTATTTAGAGGGTAA
- a CDS encoding DUF3592 domain-containing protein gives MKLPMVDLLILLFFLIGVLLVGIAGYLYYDHQQLVKKGVMTKGVVMSMHRIKPREYPVAPSVRYRIQDGRELLFHSSEGRNPPAYSIGQEVTLYYDPAKPERVQLDGDYLLVYVMAGIGAVFLLLSVWTIGESVAAIWEWLVAG, from the coding sequence ATGAAACTCCCCATGGTCGATCTGTTGATTCTCCTCTTCTTTCTAATCGGTGTTTTGCTGGTTGGTATTGCTGGTTACCTCTATTACGATCATCAGCAGTTGGTTAAAAAAGGTGTCATGACCAAAGGAGTTGTGATGAGTATGCATCGAATAAAACCGCGCGAATACCCTGTGGCCCCTTCTGTTCGCTATCGTATACAGGATGGCCGTGAGTTGCTATTTCATAGTTCAGAAGGGCGTAATCCTCCGGCTTATTCCATTGGCCAGGAGGTGACACTCTATTACGATCCAGCAAAACCGGAGCGGGTTCAGCTAGATGGCGATTACCTACTGGTGTATGTTATGGCAGGCATAGGGGCTGTATTTCTGCTGCTGTCTGTCTGGACAATCGGGGAATCGGTTGCGGCTATCTGGGAATGGCTGGTAGCTGGTTAA
- a CDS encoding adenylosuccinate synthase, with the protein MIDVLLGLQWGDEGKGKIVDVLAPKYQVVARFQGGPNAGHTLEFNGLKHVLHQIPSGIFRDDILNIIGNGVVLDPIVFKKEIDGLAKYNLALTQNLQISRKASIILPTHRLLDAAYEQAKGESKIGSTLRGIGPTYQDKVARQGLRVGDIQSPNFRAKYDKLVAIHKVILDQNTFDYASVLPQAEEEFFGAVEFMQQFKLTDSEYTVNEALVEGKKVLAEGAQGSLLDIDFGSYPFVTSSNTMTAGACTGLGVAPRQIGEVYGIFKAYCTRVGSGPFPTELSDETGEQIRQEGREFGATTGRPRRCGWLDLPALKYAIMINGVTQLVMMKVDVLNIFDEIKVCTHYELPDGTVTEQLPYDLCDTAVTPIYKTFKGWQADLTNIRSFSDVPEALADYVYFLEDTLGLPINFISTSPDREAIIHRQAVIA; encoded by the coding sequence ATGATCGATGTTTTATTAGGCCTCCAGTGGGGCGACGAAGGAAAGGGCAAAATCGTAGACGTATTAGCCCCAAAATATCAGGTGGTTGCCCGGTTTCAGGGCGGTCCAAACGCTGGGCATACGCTTGAATTTAACGGTCTGAAGCACGTACTGCACCAGATTCCGTCGGGTATCTTTCGCGACGATATTCTCAATATTATTGGCAACGGCGTTGTTCTTGACCCGATTGTCTTCAAAAAAGAAATCGATGGGCTGGCAAAGTATAACCTGGCCTTAACCCAGAATCTGCAGATTTCCCGGAAAGCCTCCATCATTCTGCCTACGCACCGTCTGCTGGATGCAGCCTATGAGCAAGCCAAAGGCGAGTCGAAAATTGGATCGACTCTGCGCGGTATCGGCCCTACCTATCAGGACAAAGTAGCCCGTCAAGGTTTACGGGTTGGTGATATTCAATCCCCTAATTTCCGGGCGAAATACGACAAGCTGGTAGCTATTCATAAGGTTATCCTCGATCAGAATACGTTTGACTATGCCTCTGTACTACCCCAGGCCGAAGAAGAGTTTTTCGGTGCCGTGGAGTTTATGCAGCAGTTTAAGCTTACCGATAGTGAATATACGGTCAACGAAGCGCTGGTAGAAGGCAAAAAAGTACTGGCCGAAGGAGCCCAGGGTTCACTGCTTGATATTGACTTCGGTTCATATCCGTTTGTTACCTCGTCCAATACCATGACTGCCGGCGCCTGCACAGGGCTTGGCGTTGCGCCCCGACAGATCGGCGAAGTGTACGGCATTTTTAAAGCCTACTGCACGCGAGTTGGTAGTGGGCCTTTCCCAACTGAACTTTCGGACGAAACTGGCGAGCAAATCCGTCAGGAAGGTCGTGAGTTTGGTGCTACAACGGGCCGTCCCCGTCGATGTGGCTGGCTCGATCTGCCTGCGCTCAAGTATGCGATTATGATTAATGGCGTCACGCAATTAGTCATGATGAAGGTAGATGTACTGAATATTTTCGACGAGATCAAGGTTTGTACGCATTACGAATTACCCGATGGTACAGTTACAGAGCAACTGCCTTACGATCTGTGCGACACCGCCGTTACACCAATCTATAAAACGTTTAAAGGCTGGCAGGCCGATCTGACTAACATTCGTTCGTTTAGCGACGTACCTGAGGCCCTGGCCGATTACGTTTATTTCCTGGAAGACACCCTGGGTTTACCCATCAACTTTATCTCAACCAGTCCTGACCGGGAAGCGATTATCCACCGTCAGGCCGTTATTGCCTAA